GAGGCGGCTTCTCCATCGGACGCACATACGCACCGTCTCATTGACACCGGTATGCCTTTGCCCTCACAATTCAGGCAACTTTATCTCGTCAGACTGATTTCGGAGGTCATCTCATGCTCGTGGTCAATACCGAAAACGTTCCGGGGTTCACCATTCGCGAAGTCAAGGGGCTGGTGCAAGGCAACACGGTTCGTGCCAAACACATCGGTCGGGACATCGTTGCCGGGTTGAAAAACCTCGTCGGGGGTGAGCTCACCGGCTACACCGAGCTGCTCACGGAAGCCCGCCGGCAGGCCATGGAGCGAATGCTCGCCCAGGCCCAGCAGTTGGGCGCCAACGCCGTCGTCAACGTGCGGTTCGCCACCGCCGCTGTGACCCAGGGTGCGGCCGAACTGTACTGCTACGGCACGGCCGTGGTGATTCAATAGGAGCGGCCGTATGTTTGAAGTCCTCTTCGGCGTTGTACCGTT
The window above is part of the Phycisphaerae bacterium genome. Proteins encoded here:
- a CDS encoding YbjQ family protein, with the protein product MLVVNTENVPGFTIREVKGLVQGNTVRAKHIGRDIVAGLKNLVGGELTGYTELLTEARRQAMERMLAQAQQLGANAVVNVRFATAAVTQGAAELYCYGTAVVIQ